One part of the Arabidopsis thaliana chromosome 1 sequence genome encodes these proteins:
- a CDS encoding ARM repeat superfamily protein (ARM repeat superfamily protein; FUNCTIONS IN: binding; INVOLVED IN: biological_process unknown; EXPRESSED IN: 24 plant structures; EXPRESSED DURING: 15 growth stages; CONTAINS InterPro DOMAIN/s: Armadillo-type fold (InterPro:IPR016024); BEST Arabidopsis thaliana protein match is: Uncharacterized protein (TAIR:AT2G41830.1); Has 335 Blast hits to 327 proteins in 101 species: Archae - 0; Bacteria - 6; Metazoa - 143; Fungi - 47; Plants - 128; Viruses - 0; Other Eukaryotes - 11 (source: NCBI BLink).), which translates to MGVMSRRVLPACGNLCFFCPSLRARSRHPVKRYKKMLAEIFPRNQEAEPNDRKIGKLCEYASRNPLRIPKITEYLEQKCYKELRNGNIGSVKVVLCIYKKLLSSCKEQISSEIMLTFFFLVARSFTFEFLPLFSCSLLSIVRTLLEQTKEEEVQILGCNTLVDFISLQTVNSHMFNLEGLIPKLCQLAQEMGDDERSLQLRSAGMQALAFMVSFIGEHSQLSMDLDMIISVILENYMDLEKGQEDTKEVDQISDTKIPNMTKKVSFKPNPVTDYKLENMDISKSPSYWSMVCLCNIAKLAKETTTVRRVLEPLLTAFDSGDYWSPQKGVASSVLLFLQSRLEESGENCHVLVSSLIKHLDHKNVIKQQGLQINMVNVATCLALHAKQQASGAMTAVIADLIKHLRKCLQNAAESDVSVDKTKQNSDLQHALENCIAELSNKVGDAGPILDMFAVVLETISTNVVLSRTTASAILRAAHIVSVVPNVSYHKKVFPDALFHQLLLAMSHADCTTRVEAHNIFSVVLLGTLRLPWSDQHKETSEAVSGSLSVDGICTVRNQEEEKEKVEKSLNSELCKDVNHISRPSVSGQTSQQLSCQSLDSLKDLDDGIKSLCSLRLSSHQVNMLLSSLWIQATSTDNTPENFEAMASTYQITLLFSLAKRSNHMALVQCFQLAFSLRNLSLNQDGGMQHSRRRSIFTFASYMLIFGAKISNILELVPIIKESLTAQMVDPYLVLEGDIRLRAVCSGFPQEETYGSDKDDSAALNSSVIVTDDRRLKEIVITHFTSKLQTLSEEEQLNLRKEIQSDFSLDDAHSLGGQLFTDTPGPSSPLNQTELPAFEEVELSDIAAFEGISPGASGSQSGHRTSLSTNTNPVDVLSVNELLESVSETARQVASLPVSSIPVPYDQMMNQCEALVTGKQQKMSVLRSFKPQATKAITSEDNEKDEQYLLKETEEAGEDDEKAIIVADVQPQGQLGFFSQEVPQNSFRLPPSSPYDKFLKAAGC; encoded by the exons GCCTAATGATAGAAAAATCGGCAAGCTGTGTGAGTATGCGTCTAGGAATCCTTTACGAATTCCAAAG ATTACAGAGTACCTTGAGcaaaaatgttacaaagaaTTGCGAAATGGAAATATTGGTTCAGTGAAAGTCGTCTTATGCATTTATAAGAAACTGCTTTCATCATGTAAGGAGCAGAT ATCTTCAGAAATAATgcttacttttttctttcttgttgcTCGATCATTTACTTTCGAATTCCT GCCTCTTTTTTCGTGTAGTTTGCTAAGCATTGTCAGAACTCTTTTGGAGcaaacaaaagaggaagaagttcAGATCTTGGGTTGCAATACTCTTGTCGACTTTATAAGTTTACAG ACTGTGAATTCGCACATGTTCAACTTAGAAGGTCTAATCCCTAAACTTTGTCAACTTGCTCAAGAAATGGGTGATGATGAAAGATCACTCCAATTACGGTCAGCAGGAATGCAGGCTTTGGCATTCATG GTATCTTTCATTGGTGAGCATTCCCAACTATCAATGGACTTGGATATG ATTATTTCTGTGATTCTGGAGAATTATATGGATTTGGAGAAGGGCCAAGAAGATACCAAAGAAGTTGATCAAATTTCAGATACGAAGATTCCCAACATGACTAAAAAGGTTTCTTTCAAACCTAATCCGGTGACTGACTATAAGTTGGAAAACAT GGATATTTCGAAGAGCCCCTCATACTGGTCTATGGTTTGCCTTTGCAATATAGCCAAATTAGCAAAGGAAACTACCACTGTTCGTCGGGTTTTGGAACCGCTTCTGACTGCTTTTGACAGTGGAGATTACTGGTCTCCTCAGAAGGGCGTTGCCTCttctgttttattgtttctgcagTCTCGTCTGGAAGAATCAG GAGAAAATTGTCATGTGTTGGTATCTTCTTTGATCAAGCACTTGGATCATAAGAATGTAATAAAGCAACAAGGTCTTCAAATTAACATGGTCAATGTAGCCACATGCCTTGCACTACATGCAAAGCAGCAGGCTTCAGGCGCGATGACTGCTGTAATAGCTGACTTGATTAAGCACTTGCGAAAATGCCTGCAAAATGCAGCTGAATCAGATGTGTCTGTTGATAAAACAAAGCAGAACTCGGACCTCCAGCATGCATTAGAAAATTGCATAGCAGAGCTCTCAAATAAG GTTGGGGATGCAGGGCCCATTCTTGATATGTTCGCAGTGGTTCTTGAGACAATTTCCACTAATGTAGTCCTTTCTAGGACCACAGCATCAGCCATTCTCCGAGCTGCACATATAGTATCGGTGGTCCCAAATGTTTCTTACCACAAGAAA GTATTTCCGGATGCCTTGTTTCACCAACTGCTCCTTGCGATGTCCCATGCAGATTGTACGACTAGAGTCGAGGCACACAATATTTTTTCCGTCGTGCTTCTTGGAACTCTTCGTTTGCCTTGGTCAGATCAACATAAGGAAACCTCAGAAGCTGTTTCTGGGTCATTGTCAGTTGATGGAATTTGTACAGTAAGGAACcaggaggaagagaaagaaaaagttgagAAATCCTTAAACAGTGAACTGTGTAAAGATGTAAACCACATATCTCGTCCAAGTGTATCAGGACAGACCAGTCAACAGCTTAGCTGTCAGTCCTTGGATAGCTTAAAGGATTTAGATGATGGTATAAAG TCGTTATGTTCACTCCGACTGAGTAGTCACCAAGTGAATATGCTTCTTTCATCCCTATGGATCCAAGCAACTTCTACCGACAATACCCCTGAAAATTTTGAGGCCATGGCCAGCACATATCAAATCACTTTACTGTTTTCACTAGCAAAG AGATCAAATCACATGGCTCTGGTGCAGTGTTTTCAGCTGGCATTCTCTCTTCGAAATCTCTCATTGAATCAAGATG GAGGTATGCAGCACTCTCGTAGAAGATCTATCTTCACTTTTGCATCATATATGCTCATTTTCGGTGCCAAGATTTCCAATATTCTGGAGCTAGTTCCAATTATCAAAGAATCTTTAACTGCCCAAATG GTTGATCCTTATCTTGTGCTGGAAGGAGATATCAGACTGCGTGCTGTATGTTCTGGATTTCCACAGGAAGAAACGTATGGATCTGACAAAGATGATAGTGCTGCTCTCAATTCTTCAGTGATTGTCACAGATGATAGACGCCTGAAGGAAATCGTGATAACTCATTTTACATCGAAATTGCAGACATTATCTGAG GAGGAGCAATTAAATTTGAGAAAGGAAATTCAGTCAGATTTTTCCCTAGATGATGCACATTCGCTTGGTGGACAATTATTCACGGATACACCAGGACCTAGTTCTCCTCTTAATCAAACAGAACTTCCAGCTTTTGAAGAG GTTGAGCTTTCAGACATAGCGGCATTTGAAGGAATATCCCCAGGGGCCAGTGGGAGTCAGTCTGGCCACAGAACATCATTGTCCACAAACACTAACCCAGTAGATGTTCTGAGTGTCAATGAGTTGTTAGAATCG GTATCAGAAACTGCTCGGCAAGTTGCAAGTCTCCCTGTTTCCTCCATTCCTGTACCTTATGACCAAATGATGAACCAGTGTGAAGCTCTTGTGACGGGTAAGCAGCAAAAGATGTCTGTGCTTCGAAGTTTCAAACCCCAAGCAACCAAAGCTATAACCTCAGAAGACAATGAAAAGGACGAACAATATCTTCTCAAGGAG ACAGAAGAAGCtggtgaagatgatgagaaggCAATAATTGTGGCTGATGTTCAACCTCAAGGCCAGCTTGGATTCTTCTCACAAGAAGTTCCACAAAATTCATTTCGGTTACCGCCTTCGAGCCCCTACGATAAATTCTTGAAAGCAGCCGGGTGTTAA